In one Capricornis sumatraensis isolate serow.1 chromosome 1, serow.2, whole genome shotgun sequence genomic region, the following are encoded:
- the NMS gene encoding neuromedin-S, with product MICLAQFPSILAIYCFCLLQIPSSGFPQPFTDASDGLDIVKFERMAYWASLSRQPKDNQDIYKRFLFHYSRTREPTHPVKTGFPPVHPLMRLAAKLADRRMKTFWRRDSRATAVDFTKKDYTATLGRPFFLFRPRNGRNLDL from the exons ATGATATGTCTTGCCCAGTTCCCATCCATCTTGGCCATCTATTGCTTCTGCCTGCTACAAATTCCTTCCTCAG GATTTCCTCAACCTTTCACTGATGCTTCAGATGGCCTGGATATTGTGAAGTTTGAG cGGATGGCATATTGGGCAAGTCTTTCTAGACAACCTAAG GATAATCAAGACATATACAAAAGG tttttatttcactACTCCAGAACTCGGGAGCCGACGCATCCAGTTAAAACAGGG TTTCCTCCTGTGCACCCTCTAATGCGTCTGGCAGCCAAGCTTGCTGATCGAAGGATGAAGACATTTTGGCGGCGC GATTCCAGGGCCACTGCAGTGGATTTTACCAAAAAG GATTACACTGCCACCTTGGGAAGACCGTTTTTCCTTTTCAGG CCAAGGAATGGAAGAAACCTTGATCTTTGA